From one Peredibacter starrii genomic stretch:
- the tsaE gene encoding tRNA (adenosine(37)-N6)-threonylcarbamoyltransferase complex ATPase subunit type 1 TsaE, giving the protein MNKKLIREWKKVYKSDLSYIVYELKDLAKTPAMIILEGDLGAGKTTFTQSFIGETEVMSPTYSILSECKTFLHADLYRIEKNEEILQLEIPVYLEDKQYFFVEWGMKFARRLVRELPESFTPYLLEITIQPGPSESPEGPSRNFFLYSLHDD; this is encoded by the coding sequence ATGAATAAGAAGCTCATCCGCGAATGGAAAAAAGTTTATAAGTCAGATCTGTCTTATATTGTGTATGAATTAAAAGACCTCGCTAAGACCCCGGCCATGATCATCCTGGAAGGGGACTTAGGTGCTGGCAAAACTACGTTCACTCAGTCTTTCATTGGCGAGACTGAAGTGATGAGCCCGACCTATTCAATCCTGTCTGAATGTAAAACTTTTCTTCATGCCGATCTTTATCGGATTGAAAAGAACGAGGAAATTCTTCAATTAGAGATACCTGTTTATCTCGAAGATAAGCAGTACTTCTTTGTTGAGTGGGGGATGAAATTTGCCCGACGTTTGGTGAGAGAATTACCAGAGAGCTTCACCCCATACTTGCTAGAAATCACCATCCAACCAGGTCCATCGGAGTCCCCGGAAGGCCCTTCTAGAAACTTCTTTTTGTACTCACTTCACGATGACTGA
- a CDS encoding NAD(P)H-hydrate dehydratase, whose translation MRIVTQAEMKELEKIAQTKYHFPEKLIIENVSLLGAKAIVEKLGEEIHYGELIFLIGKGFNGGTGLAIARHLSSMGLEPRAFLLFEEKDCSQEVKDQLKIAKSYGVRTAHIDDIGALEAYFEQNSSPKIIVDAIFGTGVRLPLSNFLYDVIHFINSEKAYTIALDIPTGVEGDSGQIQGNAIMADLTLAVGLPKLGYYQAEGARHVGEVQVIPSGLPLQIIEENGDKFLIDKDLKNDLPPARNKFGDKKLFGHTLVIGGSHGLTGALVMSSTAALKVGAGLVTASTWEPQYQEFISRLIPEVMTGYVPNDQAKWPKLLKDLNKYDSIVIGPGLARSLRARALVLEILNNFSGPVVLDADAINVLNIKDDAEVFKMRNAPTLLTPHFGEFSRFTGIPVEEVQKEPYLHLKETIERINCSIILKGPCTYLAFPNGKTYFNFSPNDGMATGGVGDVLAGILGGLIGQEANLKRRDSLYNIYENLNRTILLGVLIHTWSGQFAAEKLGVRPMTATNLIEAFPEAFKALDELLKD comes from the coding sequence ATGAGAATTGTTACCCAAGCTGAAATGAAGGAACTGGAAAAAATCGCGCAGACGAAGTACCACTTCCCGGAAAAACTCATTATAGAAAACGTTTCGCTCTTGGGGGCGAAGGCGATTGTAGAAAAACTCGGTGAAGAGATTCACTACGGAGAGCTGATCTTTCTGATTGGTAAGGGATTCAATGGTGGAACGGGTCTTGCGATCGCTCGTCACCTTTCAAGCATGGGACTTGAACCCCGCGCCTTCCTTCTCTTTGAAGAAAAAGATTGCTCACAAGAAGTAAAAGATCAGTTAAAAATTGCAAAATCATATGGTGTTCGCACTGCTCACATCGATGACATCGGTGCTCTTGAGGCCTACTTCGAACAAAACAGTTCCCCAAAAATTATTGTAGATGCAATTTTTGGAACCGGAGTTCGACTTCCGCTTTCAAACTTCCTGTATGACGTGATTCATTTCATCAATTCAGAGAAGGCCTATACGATCGCTCTTGATATTCCAACGGGAGTCGAGGGTGATTCAGGGCAAATTCAAGGTAATGCCATTATGGCCGACCTAACACTTGCAGTGGGGCTTCCTAAGCTTGGTTATTATCAGGCCGAAGGTGCTCGTCACGTGGGTGAAGTTCAGGTGATTCCTTCAGGTCTTCCGCTTCAGATCATTGAAGAGAACGGTGATAAGTTTCTGATCGATAAAGATCTAAAAAATGATCTTCCTCCGGCCCGTAACAAGTTCGGTGATAAAAAACTCTTCGGTCACACGCTGGTGATCGGTGGATCTCACGGCCTAACTGGTGCTCTCGTGATGTCTTCAACTGCGGCCCTTAAAGTGGGAGCAGGTCTCGTGACTGCTTCTACGTGGGAACCCCAGTATCAGGAATTCATTTCACGTCTTATTCCAGAAGTGATGACGGGTTATGTTCCGAATGATCAGGCGAAGTGGCCAAAACTTCTTAAAGACTTAAATAAGTATGACTCAATCGTGATTGGACCGGGCCTTGCTCGTTCGCTTCGCGCTCGTGCTCTGGTGCTTGAGATTTTAAATAACTTCTCAGGTCCAGTGGTTCTCGATGCAGATGCGATTAACGTCCTTAATATTAAAGACGATGCTGAAGTGTTCAAGATGAGAAATGCTCCGACACTTCTTACTCCGCACTTTGGTGAGTTCTCGCGCTTTACTGGTATTCCGGTTGAGGAAGTTCAAAAAGAACCATACCTTCACCTGAAAGAGACAATTGAGCGTATCAACTGTTCAATCATTCTGAAGGGGCCTTGTACATATCTGGCGTTCCCGAATGGTAAGACTTATTTCAACTTCTCACCAAACGATGGCATGGCCACAGGTGGAGTGGGTGACGTACTTGCTGGCATCCTAGGTGGTCTTATCGGTCAGGAAGCAAACTTGAAACGCCGCGATTCACTGTATAATATTTATGAGAACCTGAATCGCACGATCCTATTGGGCGTCTTGATTCATACCTGGTCTGGACAATTTGCGGCCGAAAAACTCGGTGTTCGTCCTATGACTGCCACGAACTTAATTGAAGCGTTCCCTGAGGCATTCAAAGCGCTGGATGAACTACTGAAGGATTAA
- a CDS encoding pyridoxine 5'-phosphate synthase has product MKYARLGVNIDHVATLRQQRGEYYPEVMRAAEVSLATGAHQITIHLREDRRHIQDHDVPTVHDMCRKMGRPLNLEMGASDEMVKIAIKQKPEWVCLVPEKREERTTEGGLDVIDQKNYERVKKACEDIKALSPDTKISLFVEADEVTLKRCLSIKADAVEIHTGDYAKDFLNKKDVTSHLVRYREGATIMKREGWGYHAGHGLTFESLVPLLEEKQFEEYNIGHWIIAESVFIGLGHVIKEMLTLINKYPLEG; this is encoded by the coding sequence ATGAAATACGCTCGTCTAGGTGTAAATATCGATCACGTGGCGACCCTTCGCCAGCAACGTGGGGAATACTATCCTGAAGTCATGCGCGCAGCTGAAGTGTCGCTTGCTACAGGTGCTCATCAGATCACGATTCACCTTCGTGAAGATCGTCGTCATATTCAAGATCACGATGTTCCGACAGTTCATGATATGTGCCGCAAGATGGGGAGGCCCCTTAATTTAGAAATGGGCGCCTCAGATGAGATGGTGAAGATTGCGATCAAGCAAAAACCTGAATGGGTCTGTCTCGTTCCTGAGAAGCGTGAAGAGCGCACGACGGAAGGTGGCCTGGATGTGATTGATCAGAAGAACTATGAGCGCGTGAAGAAGGCCTGCGAAGATATTAAGGCCCTCTCTCCTGATACAAAAATTTCTCTCTTCGTTGAGGCCGATGAAGTGACGCTTAAGCGCTGCTTATCCATCAAGGCCGATGCGGTTGAAATTCATACTGGTGACTACGCCAAAGATTTTCTGAATAAGAAAGACGTGACTTCACATCTGGTTCGTTACCGTGAAGGTGCGACGATCATGAAACGTGAAGGCTGGGGCTACCATGCGGGCCATGGTCTGACATTTGAATCGCTTGTTCCTCTTCTTGAGGAAAAGCAATTTGAAGAATACAACATTGGCCACTGGATCATTGCTGAATCAGTTTTCATCGGTCTGGGCCACGTGATTAAAGAGATGCTTACATTAATTAATAAATACCCTTTAGAAGGTTAA
- the glmM gene encoding phosphoglucosamine mutase, with protein MSGRKLFGTDGIRGKANVYPMTGEVAFVLGRAVTSYFQKNFSKKPLIIIGKDTRLSCYMLEQAFSAGVCSQGGKAILTGPLPTPGVAFVTQSMRADAGVMISASHNSFEDNGIKIFDRTGHKLPDEIELELERMVLDPSSIPVKVGDQLGNAKRLDEVIGRYIVNTKAALSPQYTLEGLRIVVDAANGAGYKLAPMVFEELGAEVIAIGNTPNGTNINLNVGALHPEACADAVKKYRADLGVCLDGDGDRLTIVDGNGTVVHGDKLIGLCGKFLKDNNEIGPANEVVGTVMSNFGVEYFLQQQGLTFTRTQVGDRYIVERMRQSGALFGGEPSGHLVFKKYSTTGDGILAALKVIESIRFYDMDLADLTKIEMFPQVMQNVHVAKRVPFEEVPEIKKAMDHAEAKLGKEGRILLRYSGTEALARVMVEGKDNKLVNTLCTELAETVKKALG; from the coding sequence ATGTCAGGTCGTAAGTTATTCGGTACAGATGGTATTCGTGGCAAGGCCAACGTTTATCCCATGACTGGTGAAGTGGCGTTTGTTCTGGGCCGCGCAGTTACTAGTTACTTTCAAAAAAACTTTTCTAAAAAACCGCTGATCATTATTGGTAAAGATACCAGACTTTCTTGTTACATGCTTGAGCAGGCCTTCTCTGCTGGTGTGTGTTCACAGGGTGGTAAAGCGATCCTTACAGGTCCGCTTCCAACTCCAGGTGTGGCATTTGTCACTCAAAGTATGCGTGCTGATGCGGGGGTCATGATCTCTGCTTCTCACAACTCATTTGAGGACAACGGAATTAAAATCTTTGATCGCACGGGCCACAAGCTTCCGGACGAGATTGAACTAGAACTTGAAAGAATGGTTCTTGATCCATCAAGCATTCCGGTGAAAGTCGGTGATCAACTTGGTAACGCTAAACGCTTAGATGAAGTGATTGGCCGCTATATTGTGAACACGAAAGCCGCTCTTTCTCCTCAGTACACGCTTGAAGGCCTTCGTATCGTCGTTGATGCGGCCAACGGTGCTGGTTACAAGCTTGCTCCAATGGTTTTCGAAGAGCTTGGTGCTGAAGTGATCGCCATCGGTAATACGCCCAATGGAACAAACATCAACTTAAACGTTGGTGCTCTTCACCCAGAAGCTTGCGCAGATGCGGTTAAAAAATACCGCGCTGACCTTGGTGTATGTCTGGATGGAGATGGTGATCGTCTGACGATCGTTGATGGTAACGGGACAGTGGTTCACGGAGATAAGCTCATTGGTCTTTGTGGAAAATTCCTAAAAGATAACAATGAAATCGGCCCGGCCAATGAAGTGGTAGGGACTGTGATGAGTAACTTTGGTGTTGAATACTTTCTTCAGCAGCAGGGTCTTACATTCACTCGTACACAGGTGGGCGACCGCTACATCGTTGAGCGCATGAGACAATCAGGAGCACTTTTCGGTGGTGAGCCTTCAGGTCACTTGGTTTTCAAAAAATATTCAACCACTGGCGACGGTATTCTTGCCGCTCTAAAAGTGATCGAGAGCATTCGTTTCTACGACATGGATCTCGCGGACCTTACAAAAATTGAAATGTTCCCACAAGTGATGCAAAACGTTCACGTTGCTAAACGTGTTCCTTTCGAAGAAGTGCCAGAAATCAAAAAGGCAATGGATCACGCTGAAGCAAAACTTGGTAAAGAAGGTCGCATCCTTCTTCGTTACTCTGGAACTGAGGCCCTTGCTCGTGTGATGGTTGAAGGAAAAGATAACAAACTTGTGAACACACTTTGCACTGAGCTTGCTGAGACAGTGAAGAAGGCCCTGGGTTAA
- a CDS encoding CdaR family protein, with product MKMRNRMKKHSLKFISIFLSLFLWVYVLNSEKVKFEKTVTLEYILPVDMMFAAKPQHEVTFMIEGPRAFVRTVAEREDRLVIDLNRANARKQLNFTVDINPAQLNLPFGMVVERVLPRRLPIKLEKKASKIVPLKLQFAGHLPEKLSLSNTVLEPAEVEVYGPRSLITKLKEIPIKPVELESLTGLNQVPVEVALPDERLTLTSGYDIKFSYQLKAASANFTLKDLPIKFLSHSRKINSSVKTASVKLLVPDKIIKNRSNVSSTIQVWADIPDDARGRLEVPLKVVLPPSIHLLEISPKTIIVNIQ from the coding sequence ATGAAGATGCGCAACCGAATGAAGAAACATTCATTGAAGTTCATCTCGATCTTCCTTTCACTTTTCCTCTGGGTTTACGTTCTAAACTCAGAGAAAGTGAAATTTGAGAAAACCGTGACCCTGGAATATATCCTTCCAGTGGACATGATGTTTGCGGCCAAGCCTCAGCATGAAGTGACGTTTATGATCGAGGGGCCCCGTGCTTTCGTACGTACTGTTGCGGAACGTGAAGATCGTCTCGTGATTGATCTCAATCGTGCGAACGCTCGTAAGCAGTTAAACTTTACTGTGGACATCAATCCGGCCCAGCTGAATCTTCCATTTGGTATGGTGGTTGAACGTGTATTACCGCGTCGCCTACCAATTAAGCTTGAGAAGAAGGCGAGTAAGATTGTGCCATTGAAACTTCAGTTCGCGGGCCACCTACCGGAAAAACTTTCTCTCTCTAATACGGTGCTAGAACCGGCGGAAGTGGAGGTCTATGGACCTCGCTCGCTCATTACTAAGCTCAAAGAAATCCCAATAAAACCCGTTGAGTTAGAATCACTCACAGGGCTCAATCAAGTGCCGGTTGAGGTCGCTCTTCCGGATGAGCGCTTGACCCTGACCTCTGGTTACGACATCAAGTTCTCTTATCAGCTCAAGGCAGCAAGTGCCAATTTCACTCTGAAGGACCTGCCGATTAAGTTCCTTTCGCACTCGCGTAAAATCAATTCGAGTGTCAAAACTGCGTCGGTGAAACTGCTGGTCCCAGACAAGATTATTAAAAACCGATCAAATGTCTCGTCCACTATTCAAGTGTGGGCCGATATCCCGGACGATGCCAGAGGCCGCCTTGAAGTACCTCTGAAAGTCGTGCTTCCTCCGAGCATTCATTTGCTCGAAATCTCTCCCAAGACCATTATTGTGAATATACAATAA
- the cdaA gene encoding diadenylate cyclase CdaA: MYRFLLIVQGTRAYQMLFGIVALAMLWWVSQFYELYSLSWILQNFFDYLFIILIVLFQDQIRSALVSISSTKIIGRNGRSKFDQQIEEVVAACSALSRERTGALIVFEKNHGLLNYSSSGTRLDSRIHSDIIYSIFQTNSPLHDGAIIIYNGVIQAAGCFLPLSKNVEIDRHFGTRHRAALGITEISDAVVVTVSEETGRINICYNGVFHYMENEDLLRKYLRKFLLEIDRVGPVESVGRITP; the protein is encoded by the coding sequence ATGTACCGTTTCCTCCTGATCGTTCAAGGAACTCGCGCGTACCAAATGCTTTTTGGTATCGTGGCACTTGCGATGCTTTGGTGGGTGAGTCAATTCTACGAATTGTATTCTCTCTCGTGGATTCTTCAAAACTTCTTCGATTACCTGTTCATTATTTTGATTGTTCTTTTCCAGGATCAAATCAGAAGTGCGCTGGTTTCAATTTCAAGCACAAAAATTATTGGCCGCAATGGTCGTTCGAAATTCGATCAGCAGATTGAAGAAGTGGTCGCTGCATGTTCGGCCCTCTCTCGAGAGAGAACTGGTGCGCTGATTGTGTTTGAAAAGAACCACGGTCTATTGAACTATTCATCATCTGGTACACGTTTAGATTCAAGAATTCACTCTGATATTATCTATTCTATCTTCCAGACGAACTCACCACTTCATGATGGTGCCATCATCATCTACAACGGTGTGATCCAAGCAGCGGGATGTTTCCTTCCGCTTTCAAAGAACGTAGAAATCGATCGTCACTTTGGTACCCGTCACCGCGCGGCCCTTGGTATTACTGAAATTTCAGATGCAGTAGTGGTAACAGTTTCAGAAGAAACAGGAAGAATCAATATTTGTTATAACGGCGTTTTCCATTACATGGAGAACGAAGATCTATTAAGAAAATACCTGCGCAAATTCTTATTAGAAATCGATCGAGTTGGACCGGTTGAGTCCGTGGGGAGAATTACTCCATGA
- a CDS encoding sigma-54-dependent Fis family transcriptional regulator, with product MLTSFSEFKYYQSFRVPVESRDDVQFLVEYENDQGRFEFVEKIKLMDVSMTGLGFTTSFPLPVGATLRCSLQFKRLRFDFGASVVRAFRNVASPDAEAMNYGAELDTEDYGNMKRFIEQYIQSLPPERLKDSLVQLALTQHYASEKEGFEMFSLLLSLFKDITQFGNKEKFVESMLEEIVRILNGQRASIFLINTETNELEAVAALGIDKELLKFDYRKGIAGSVFTTGVSLNIDTQTDKVRFSEEMDKVTGFDTRSIICSPITNREDKIIGVIEVLNKRNEDRFTVEDEKTMKVLALILSSVFHHYSPVSEKSLIRRFSTPYDREWAWIGRSQQTSEVRKAIVRLKDIDSPLLISGETGVGKKLFARIVHNEGKRGLAPYMVISCKGVDEATLNKEIFGSGDSKSKLEECVGGSIVFDEISFMPVHMQMQLMQVLKDRRIPGSHISLDVRPMFTTSKNLKQLIEEEGAFNPELYHYMCSSEVNIDPLRKRPQDIEDILSFCLRKECRKQGLLLKDFSDVVKDQLVNYAWPGNVSELEKAVEKAVLYNPKAHVITDLGSKSSPIIDVSKTANCLLENIPHADDPAIPLKDRVALVEREMILAEIKRHKGNKSKAATAMGISREALRKKMLMSDEIIEGLNNPGKAPAPKPVLVEDEKEAA from the coding sequence ATGCTGACCAGTTTTTCAGAATTTAAATACTACCAGTCTTTCCGCGTGCCAGTTGAGTCACGTGATGATGTGCAATTTCTGGTGGAATATGAAAATGATCAGGGGCGCTTTGAGTTTGTAGAGAAGATCAAACTCATGGACGTGAGTATGACCGGACTTGGTTTCACGACGTCTTTTCCACTTCCTGTGGGTGCCACTCTTCGTTGTTCACTTCAATTTAAAAGACTTCGTTTTGACTTTGGTGCTTCAGTCGTAAGAGCATTCAGAAATGTTGCTTCACCTGATGCAGAGGCCATGAATTATGGAGCTGAATTAGACACTGAAGATTATGGCAATATGAAGCGATTCATTGAGCAGTATATTCAAAGTCTGCCACCTGAGCGCCTTAAAGATTCTCTCGTGCAGCTTGCTCTTACTCAGCATTATGCTTCTGAGAAAGAAGGCTTTGAGATGTTCTCGCTCCTTCTTTCACTTTTCAAAGACATTACGCAATTTGGTAATAAAGAAAAGTTCGTGGAGAGTATGCTGGAAGAGATCGTGCGTATCCTGAATGGTCAACGCGCTTCGATTTTCCTGATTAACACTGAAACGAATGAACTAGAAGCAGTTGCTGCGCTAGGAATTGATAAAGAACTTCTGAAATTCGATTACCGTAAGGGGATCGCGGGGTCAGTATTTACGACAGGTGTGTCGCTGAACATTGATACGCAAACAGATAAAGTTCGTTTCTCAGAGGAGATGGACAAAGTGACGGGTTTTGATACTCGTTCCATCATCTGTTCTCCAATCACTAACCGTGAAGATAAAATCATTGGTGTGATCGAAGTCCTGAACAAGCGTAACGAAGATCGTTTCACTGTGGAAGATGAAAAAACAATGAAGGTTCTTGCCCTCATTCTTTCTTCAGTGTTCCACCATTATAGCCCGGTGTCTGAAAAGTCACTTATCCGTCGCTTCTCAACTCCGTATGATCGTGAGTGGGCGTGGATTGGTCGCTCTCAGCAAACTTCTGAAGTAAGAAAGGCAATCGTTCGTCTAAAAGACATCGATTCTCCTTTGCTGATTTCAGGTGAGACAGGCGTAGGTAAAAAACTTTTTGCTCGCATCGTACATAACGAAGGTAAGCGTGGTCTTGCTCCGTACATGGTGATTTCATGTAAGGGTGTGGACGAAGCAACTCTTAATAAGGAAATTTTTGGTTCAGGAGATTCAAAAAGTAAACTTGAAGAGTGTGTGGGTGGATCAATTGTATTCGATGAGATTTCATTCATGCCGGTTCATATGCAGATGCAACTTATGCAGGTGCTGAAAGATCGTCGCATCCCGGGCTCACATATTTCTCTGGACGTGCGTCCGATGTTCACGACCAGCAAAAACTTAAAGCAGCTGATTGAAGAAGAGGGGGCTTTTAACCCTGAACTTTATCACTATATGTGCTCGTCTGAAGTGAACATTGATCCTCTTCGTAAGCGTCCTCAGGACATTGAAGATATTCTTAGCTTTTGCCTTCGTAAAGAATGTCGAAAGCAGGGTCTTCTTCTGAAAGATTTCTCAGATGTGGTGAAAGACCAGCTGGTAAATTACGCCTGGCCAGGTAACGTGTCAGAGCTAGAAAAAGCAGTTGAGAAAGCGGTTCTTTATAATCCAAAGGCCCATGTGATCACGGACCTTGGAAGTAAATCGTCTCCAATCATCGACGTGTCGAAGACGGCAAACTGTCTTCTGGAAAACATTCCACATGCCGACGATCCAGCGATTCCGCTTAAAGACCGAGTGGCCCTGGTTGAACGTGAGATGATTCTTGCGGAAATCAAGCGCCATAAAGGCAATAAATCGAAAGCGGCCACGGCCATGGGTATTTCCCGTGAGGCCCTTCGTAAGAAAATGCTTATGTCAGATGAAATTATTGAGGGTCTCAATAATCCTGGCAAGGCACCAGCTCCGAAACCAGTTCTGGTTGAAGACGAAAAAGAAGCAGCTTAA
- a CDS encoding HNH endonuclease gives MKLNHVANKILLADTKKLADAEREALVKLLHHLKEIDKRKLFCDLKYPSLFTYCVQELGYSEGAAHRRIVAARALAEIPEIEKKIEDGRLSLTNISLVNQFIEDPIKRREVFKEIENLTKNECEQKLFEITGKEEKPKDKKKRISKDKIPVAFVLSDETMAVVDQLKNLLAKEMEMDELIQFMAKKTIESVEKTKFKQTDTKKSLSPAKVGRAIPASIKRAVYARDKKCTNCGTTYNLNYDHILPYSMGGPSSVENLRLLCSQCNQRARIKSCLNSPKGALSHSDLRPFLAAEYLEPY, from the coding sequence ATGAAACTAAACCACGTTGCAAATAAAATTTTATTGGCTGATACAAAAAAATTAGCAGATGCTGAAAGAGAGGCCCTGGTTAAACTCCTCCATCATTTGAAAGAGATAGATAAGAGGAAGCTTTTTTGTGACCTGAAGTATCCGTCACTCTTCACTTATTGCGTTCAAGAATTAGGATATTCCGAAGGTGCCGCCCACAGACGAATCGTAGCGGCCCGTGCTTTGGCAGAGATACCTGAGATTGAGAAGAAAATTGAAGACGGACGATTGAGTCTCACGAATATTTCACTCGTGAATCAATTTATTGAAGATCCAATTAAAAGACGTGAAGTCTTTAAAGAAATTGAAAATTTAACGAAGAATGAATGCGAACAAAAATTATTCGAAATAACAGGCAAAGAAGAAAAACCAAAAGATAAAAAGAAGCGCATTTCCAAAGATAAAATCCCAGTCGCGTTTGTTCTATCAGATGAAACTATGGCCGTTGTGGATCAGCTCAAAAATCTTCTTGCTAAAGAAATGGAGATGGATGAATTAATTCAGTTCATGGCCAAAAAGACCATTGAATCAGTAGAAAAAACTAAGTTTAAACAAACAGATACGAAGAAATCACTTTCGCCAGCGAAAGTAGGACGGGCCATTCCCGCCTCGATTAAACGAGCAGTATATGCGAGAGATAAGAAATGCACCAACTGTGGAACAACTTACAATCTGAACTACGACCATATTCTTCCCTATTCAATGGGAGGGCCAAGCTCGGTGGAGAATTTGCGGCTCTTATGCTCGCAATGTAATCAAAGAGCGAGAATTAAATCTTGTTTAAACTCTCCAAAAGGAGCTTTATCACATTCTGATTTGAGACCTTTTCTAGCTGCTGAATACCTGGAACCGTATTGA
- a CDS encoding ATP-grasp domain-containing protein → MKNKLCVIAKNKETYFVKRLTEEVGQVELFDPWSDYLLPEADFYLVRTTGIYGNDLDLMFIKGLPTNKVVNPHDVLKRFRSKPTQFDWFDEKDIPALPWMSIKGGDLINIERFFRLYPKVVVKPHVGQGGWGIEALTWDEFKSWWKKKKGVDEDYLIQPLVRDARELRYFFLKGQSPIVFERTAKSGIVANFQREGAATVVEFPAEHQAIINSLIQASGAHYGAIDLFIHEDGRLSILELNTVPGIQQLEKVSNQNVIKLLLESLNKI, encoded by the coding sequence GTGAAAAATAAGCTCTGTGTAATTGCAAAAAATAAGGAAACCTATTTTGTTAAGAGACTGACGGAAGAAGTCGGTCAAGTTGAGCTCTTCGATCCATGGAGTGATTATCTTTTACCGGAAGCAGATTTCTATTTAGTACGCACGACGGGAATCTACGGAAACGATCTTGATTTGATGTTTATCAAAGGCCTTCCAACTAATAAGGTCGTTAATCCCCACGATGTTTTAAAACGGTTCCGTTCAAAGCCCACTCAGTTTGATTGGTTTGATGAGAAAGATATTCCTGCCTTACCTTGGATGTCGATCAAGGGTGGAGATCTGATTAATATTGAACGCTTCTTTAGGCTCTATCCCAAAGTGGTAGTGAAACCACATGTGGGCCAGGGTGGTTGGGGTATCGAGGCCCTGACTTGGGATGAGTTCAAGTCTTGGTGGAAGAAAAAGAAAGGCGTGGATGAGGATTACCTCATTCAACCACTAGTTCGCGATGCCCGCGAGCTTCGTTACTTCTTCCTTAAAGGCCAAAGCCCCATCGTATTCGAACGCACGGCCAAGTCCGGCATCGTGGCGAACTTTCAGCGCGAAGGTGCTGCCACAGTGGTCGAATTTCCGGCCGAACATCAGGCAATTATCAATAGCCTAATTCAGGCCTCGGGTGCTCATTATGGCGCCATTGATCTTTTTATCCACGAGGACGGAAGACTCTCCATCCTTGAACTCAATACGGTTCCAGGTATTCAGCAGCTAGAAAAGGTCTCAAATCAGAATGTGATAAAGCTCCTTTTGGAGAGTTTAAACAAGATTTAA
- a CDS encoding M14 family zinc carboxypeptidase translates to MFKSLFIYLMTLSFAYAQTTAEGMKPETKTEPEKPEAPVTYPLNAEVQNFCKDLDKKFSEYKWGEVHCGYFQWINVRKSKAGTPLIWTTFGEENTASAANTTLVLCGVHGDEITPVKFCWDLMRELKSNHTFTDKLVVVAPLVSPDSFFKAKPTRTNAAGVDVNRNFPTADWNKDALKRWKENYKRDKRKYPGPRAASEQETIFQMNLIKRYKPNKIITVHAPLTILDYDGPSLKGSEGQSAKQLLEQMSQKSQGYKISNYPIFPGSLGNWAGKENRIPTYTLELPNTVPTETDRFWQLFGDAVLFAIEHKMKPPID, encoded by the coding sequence ATGTTTAAATCTCTCTTTATTTACCTCATGACCCTATCCTTTGCCTATGCCCAAACAACGGCCGAAGGAATGAAACCTGAAACAAAAACAGAACCGGAAAAGCCGGAAGCTCCAGTTACTTATCCCTTGAATGCCGAAGTTCAAAACTTCTGCAAAGACCTGGATAAAAAATTCTCTGAATATAAATGGGGTGAGGTTCACTGCGGATATTTTCAATGGATCAATGTACGTAAATCAAAGGCCGGCACTCCCCTTATCTGGACCACATTTGGGGAAGAGAACACAGCTTCTGCGGCCAATACCACACTTGTTCTTTGTGGCGTTCATGGTGATGAAATCACACCTGTGAAATTTTGCTGGGACCTCATGCGTGAGCTTAAATCGAACCACACATTCACTGATAAGTTAGTGGTAGTTGCTCCTCTGGTTTCTCCTGACTCATTCTTCAAAGCAAAACCTACTCGCACTAACGCTGCTGGAGTGGATGTAAACCGAAACTTTCCGACTGCAGATTGGAACAAAGACGCTTTGAAACGTTGGAAAGAGAATTACAAAAGAGACAAGCGTAAGTATCCAGGTCCAAGGGCCGCGTCTGAGCAGGAAACAATCTTCCAGATGAATCTTATTAAGCGCTATAAGCCAAACAAGATCATTACAGTTCATGCACCTCTGACGATCCTCGATTACGATGGTCCGTCACTAAAAGGCAGCGAAGGCCAATCGGCCAAGCAACTTTTGGAACAGATGTCCCAAAAGTCTCAAGGCTATAAGATTTCAAATTATCCGATTTTTCCTGGAAGCTTAGGAAACTGGGCCGGGAAGGAAAATCGCATCCCGACCTACACTTTGGAACTGCCGAATACAGTTCCGACTGAGACTGATCGCTTCTGGCAACTCTTTGGAGATGCCGTGCTCTTTGCAATCGAGCACAAGATGAAGCCACCTATCGATTAA